A window from Micromonospora terminaliae encodes these proteins:
- a CDS encoding YhjD/YihY/BrkB family envelope integrity protein, which yields MGERWQAAKRITGTAFRPVRGRDLSLHAAAITFYGAIAVVPVALLAIWLTGLVAGDDRVRRLTGYAIDTLPTDIGADRAVAALVEAGLGLTPLLALASLLPASLYGEGLRRAFVSVATPPGPAGALVGWRGRLLLLPLLAPAPALLLAVLMALPVTTHLVKQGGWLGALGVVLSFLATWLVLTPVLVWVFRVVGPAAPDWLATVGLGSFTAANLSGFLHGFVLFCSLPLDLGAPFGGFDEIGGGVAVLLWLYLFHVIVLAGYSATLALSRWRAIRAAARA from the coding sequence ATGGGCGAGCGGTGGCAGGCGGCGAAGCGGATCACCGGCACGGCGTTCCGGCCGGTACGCGGGCGGGACCTCTCGCTGCACGCCGCCGCGATCACGTTCTACGGCGCGATCGCCGTGGTGCCGGTCGCGCTGCTGGCGATCTGGCTCACCGGGCTGGTGGCCGGGGACGACCGGGTGCGGCGGCTCACCGGGTACGCCATCGACACCCTGCCCACCGACATCGGCGCCGACCGGGCGGTGGCCGCGCTGGTGGAGGCCGGTTTGGGGCTGACCCCGCTGCTCGCGCTGGCCTCGCTGCTGCCGGCGTCGCTCTACGGCGAGGGGCTGCGCCGGGCGTTCGTCTCGGTGGCCACCCCGCCGGGCCCGGCCGGGGCCCTGGTCGGCTGGCGCGGACGGCTGCTGCTGCTCCCGCTGCTCGCCCCGGCCCCGGCGTTGCTGCTGGCGGTGCTCATGGCACTGCCGGTCACCACGCACCTGGTCAAGCAGGGTGGCTGGCTCGGCGCGCTCGGGGTGGTGCTCTCCTTCCTGGCCACCTGGCTCGTGCTCACCCCGGTGCTGGTCTGGGTGTTCCGGGTGGTCGGGCCGGCCGCACCGGACTGGCTCGCCACGGTGGGCCTGGGCTCGTTCACCGCGGCGAACCTGTCCGGCTTCCTGCACGGCTTCGTGCTGTTCTGCTCGCTGCCGCTGGATCTGGGTGCGCCGTTCGGCGGGTTCGACGAGATCGGCGGCGGGGTCGCCGTGCTGCTGTGGCTCTACCTGTTCCACGTGATCGTGCTGGCCGGCTACTCGGCCACCCTGGCGCTGTCCCGCTGGCGGGCCATCCGGGCGGCGGCGCGCGCCTGA
- a CDS encoding GNAT family N-acetyltransferase, whose product MITSTERLVVRDWTESPGDLARIYDIYSRDEVMRWLGGGAGRMTDPADARERVHSWRERYAPYAGRWGLWAIEPRGAARAAGSVLLKPLPGRDGVTPTDDLEVGWHLHPDAQGHGYATEAARAVLDREFATGTRQVYAVVMAGNEPSMAVARRLGMTHLGIRTDWYGGAELETFVLAA is encoded by the coding sequence GTGATCACCTCGACCGAGCGGCTGGTGGTCCGGGACTGGACGGAGTCGCCCGGCGACCTGGCCCGGATCTACGACATCTACTCCCGGGACGAGGTGATGCGCTGGCTGGGCGGCGGCGCGGGGCGGATGACGGACCCGGCCGATGCGCGCGAGCGGGTGCACTCCTGGCGTGAGCGCTACGCCCCGTACGCGGGCCGCTGGGGTCTCTGGGCCATCGAGCCGCGCGGGGCCGCCCGGGCGGCCGGCAGCGTCCTGCTCAAGCCGCTGCCCGGACGGGACGGGGTGACACCCACGGACGACCTCGAGGTCGGCTGGCACCTGCACCCCGACGCCCAGGGGCACGGCTACGCCACCGAGGCGGCCCGGGCCGTGCTGGACCGCGAGTTCGCCACCGGCACCCGGCAGGTCTACGCCGTGGTGATGGCCGGCAACGAGCCGTCGATGGCGGTGGCGCGGCGCCTCGGCATGACCCACCTCGGCATCCGCACCGACTGGTACGGCGGCGCCGAACTGGAAACGTTCGTCCTCGCGGCGTAG
- a CDS encoding YcxB family protein — MLITFTAQPDRKLFGVALRRAFRRTLLVFWLCAGVLALLALLAWSVGDTPGVVIAGAAAVALALVAWWAGHRTVSINWKLYGRPIVWSVSDEGVRYDGELMDCLVRWPAVERVEPVPYHLIFRIGRHQVLPARVDGLDAEQRDELLAYLHARGLLGQPAEEAARRLAAAR; from the coding sequence GTGTTGATCACTTTCACGGCGCAGCCCGACCGGAAGCTGTTCGGTGTCGCGCTGCGCCGGGCCTTCCGCCGGACCCTGCTCGTGTTCTGGCTCTGCGCCGGCGTGCTGGCGCTGCTGGCCCTCCTGGCGTGGTCCGTGGGTGACACTCCCGGGGTCGTGATCGCGGGTGCCGCCGCCGTCGCGCTCGCGCTGGTCGCCTGGTGGGCCGGCCACCGGACGGTCAGCATCAACTGGAAGCTCTACGGGCGTCCCATCGTCTGGTCCGTGAGCGACGAGGGGGTGCGCTACGACGGCGAGCTGATGGACTGCCTGGTCCGCTGGCCCGCCGTGGAGCGGGTCGAACCCGTTCCGTACCACCTGATCTTCCGGATCGGGCGGCACCAAGTGCTTCCCGCCCGGGTCGACGGGCTGGACGCGGAGCAACGCGACGAGCTGCTCGCCTACCTGCACGCCCGGGGCCTGCTCGGCCAGCCGGCGGAGGAGGCCGCCCGTCGCCTCGCCGCCGCCCGGTAG
- the dxr gene encoding 1-deoxy-D-xylulose-5-phosphate reductoisomerase — translation MTSPRALVLLGSTGSVGTQAIDIVRRNPDRFRVVALGAGGGNVELLAAQALELGVEAVGVARASAAQDLQLAFYAEASRRGWATGDFRLPKIVAGPDAMTELSEWPCDVVLNAVVGSLGLAPTLAALRAGRTLALANKESLVAGGPLVKAAVTRPGQIVPVDSEHSALAQCLRGGTRGEVRRLVVTASGGPFRGRRRDELTEVTPEQALAHPTWNMGPVVTINSATMVNKALEVIEAHELFDVPYADIEVMVHPQSVIHSMVEFADGSTLAQASPPDMRLPIALGLGWPDRVPGAAAAVDWTKAHSWEFFPLDAAAFPAVALAKAAGAAGRCRPAIYNAANEECVAAFVAGRLPFLGIVDTLERVLEDAPDFDEPGTVEDVLAAESWARGHAQAIIAGSLEGA, via the coding sequence GTGACGTCTCCCCGCGCCCTCGTCCTGCTCGGCTCGACCGGATCGGTCGGCACCCAGGCCATCGACATCGTCCGGCGCAACCCGGACCGGTTCCGGGTGGTGGCTCTCGGCGCCGGCGGCGGCAACGTGGAACTGCTCGCCGCGCAGGCCCTCGAACTGGGCGTGGAGGCGGTCGGGGTGGCCCGGGCGTCGGCCGCCCAGGATCTCCAGCTCGCGTTCTACGCCGAGGCGAGCCGGCGCGGCTGGGCCACCGGCGACTTCCGGCTGCCCAAGATCGTGGCCGGGCCGGACGCGATGACCGAGCTGTCCGAGTGGCCCTGTGACGTGGTGCTCAACGCGGTGGTCGGCTCGCTGGGGCTCGCGCCGACCCTGGCGGCGCTGCGCGCCGGGCGTACCCTCGCGCTCGCCAACAAGGAGTCGCTGGTGGCCGGCGGCCCGCTGGTCAAGGCCGCGGTGACGCGGCCGGGGCAGATCGTCCCGGTCGACTCGGAGCACTCGGCGCTGGCGCAGTGCCTGCGTGGCGGCACCCGCGGTGAGGTGCGCCGGCTCGTGGTGACCGCCAGCGGCGGGCCGTTCCGGGGCCGGCGGCGTGACGAGTTGACCGAGGTCACGCCGGAGCAGGCGTTGGCGCACCCGACCTGGAACATGGGGCCGGTCGTGACGATCAACTCCGCCACCATGGTCAACAAGGCCCTGGAGGTGATCGAGGCGCACGAGCTGTTCGACGTGCCGTACGCCGACATCGAGGTGATGGTCCACCCGCAGTCGGTGATCCACTCGATGGTCGAGTTCGCCGACGGCTCGACGCTCGCCCAGGCCAGCCCGCCGGACATGCGGCTGCCCATCGCGCTCGGTCTCGGCTGGCCGGACCGGGTGCCCGGTGCCGCCGCCGCGGTCGACTGGACGAAGGCCCACAGCTGGGAGTTCTTCCCGCTCGACGCCGCCGCCTTCCCGGCCGTCGCGCTCGCCAAGGCGGCCGGTGCGGCCGGGCGTTGCCGGCCGGCGATCTACAACGCGGCGAACGAGGAGTGCGTGGCGGCGTTCGTGGCCGGCCGGCTGCCCTTCCTCGGGATCGTCGACACCCTGGAACGGGTGTTGGAGGACGCTCCGGACTTCGACGAACCAGGTACCGTCGAGGACGTGCTCGCCGCCGAGTCGTGGGCACGGGGGCACGCCCAGGCGATCATCGCCGGGTCGCTGGAAGGAGCCTGA
- a CDS encoding M50 family metallopeptidase produces MVYLLGVVLFALAILISVSLHEAGHMLTAKAFGMKVTRYFVGFGPTLWSFKRGETEYGVKGIPLGGFCKIVGMTPQDDDVEPGDEKRAMWRYPVWKRTIVMSAGSITHFALALVTLWIIAVSAGLPNPDFPSTEEGFKAEPAVIALAPCVVVENAARACQAGDPASPAGKAQLQDGDRITAVNGKPVSTWGDMLDVVRAIPPGAATVDYVRDGKPASATVDLAAVQRPPLDDPKGATSAVSALGVALRPSTPTRVQYGPAAAFGATADFTGNMAVQTLHAMQRIPQKVPALWTAVTGGERDVDTPISVVGASRLGGEAVENNAWLVFFMLFVSLNFFIGVFNLLPLLPLDGGHIAIAWFERARSWLYARIGRADPGRVDYLKLMPITYAVILIGGAFTLLTVTADVVNPITLFSR; encoded by the coding sequence ATGGTCTACCTGCTCGGGGTGGTGCTCTTCGCCCTGGCGATCCTCATCTCGGTCAGCCTTCACGAGGCGGGGCACATGCTCACCGCCAAGGCGTTCGGGATGAAGGTCACCCGCTACTTCGTCGGCTTCGGGCCGACGCTCTGGTCGTTCAAGCGGGGCGAGACCGAGTACGGCGTCAAGGGCATCCCGCTCGGCGGCTTCTGCAAGATCGTCGGGATGACCCCGCAGGACGACGACGTCGAACCGGGGGACGAGAAGCGCGCCATGTGGCGCTACCCGGTGTGGAAGCGGACGATCGTGATGTCCGCCGGCTCCATCACCCATTTCGCCCTGGCCCTCGTGACCCTCTGGATCATCGCGGTCTCGGCCGGCCTGCCCAACCCGGACTTCCCGAGCACCGAGGAGGGCTTCAAGGCCGAGCCCGCCGTGATCGCCCTGGCCCCGTGCGTGGTGGTGGAGAACGCGGCCCGCGCCTGCCAGGCCGGCGACCCGGCCAGCCCGGCCGGCAAGGCCCAGCTCCAGGACGGCGACCGGATCACCGCGGTGAACGGCAAGCCGGTCTCCACCTGGGGCGACATGTTGGACGTCGTCCGCGCGATCCCGCCGGGCGCGGCCACCGTCGACTACGTGCGCGACGGCAAGCCGGCCAGCGCCACGGTCGACCTGGCCGCCGTGCAGCGCCCGCCGCTGGACGACCCCAAGGGCGCCACGTCGGCGGTCTCCGCCCTCGGCGTCGCGCTCCGGCCGAGCACGCCCACCCGGGTCCAGTACGGTCCGGCCGCCGCGTTCGGCGCGACCGCCGACTTCACCGGCAACATGGCGGTGCAGACCCTGCACGCCATGCAGCGGATCCCCCAGAAGGTCCCCGCCCTGTGGACCGCGGTCACCGGTGGCGAGCGGGACGTGGACACCCCGATCAGCGTGGTCGGCGCCAGCCGGCTCGGCGGCGAGGCCGTGGAGAACAACGCCTGGCTGGTGTTCTTCATGCTCTTCGTCTCGCTGAACTTCTTCATCGGCGTGTTCAACCTGCTGCCGCTTCTCCCGCTGGACGGCGGCCACATCGCCATCGCCTGGTTCGAGCGGGCCCGCTCCTGGCTCTACGCCCGGATCGGCCGGGCCGACCCCGGCCGCGTCGACTACCTCAAGCTCATGCCCATCACGTACGCGGTGATCCTCATCGGTGGCGCGTTCACGCTGCTGACCGTCACCGCGGACGTCGTCAACCCCATCACGCTCTTCTCAAGGTGA
- the ispG gene encoding flavodoxin-dependent (E)-4-hydroxy-3-methylbut-2-enyl-diphosphate synthase, with product MTAVSLGMPPVPPPPLAPRRASRQIMVGSVPVGGGAPVSVQSMTTTLTADVNATLQQIAELTASGCQIVRVAVPSQDDVEALPAIAKKSQIPVIADIHFQPKYVFAAIDAGCAAVRVNPGNIRQFDDKVKEIAKAAGDAGVPIRIGVNAGSLDKRLLAKYGKATAEALVESALWECSLFEEHGFRDIKISVKHNDPVVMIRAYRQLAEKCDYPLHLGVTEAGPAFQGTIKSAVAFGALLAEGIGDTIRVSLSAPPVEEIKVGTAILESLGLRERGLEIVSCPSCGRAQVDVYKLAEEVTAGLEGLPVPLRVAVMGCVVNGPGEAREADLGVASGNGKGQIFVKGQVVKTVPESQIVETLIEEALRIADEMGAEIPEELRGLVPGGATVTVH from the coding sequence GTGACCGCTGTCAGTCTCGGTATGCCCCCAGTACCGCCGCCGCCGCTCGCCCCCCGCCGGGCCAGCCGCCAGATCATGGTCGGCTCGGTGCCGGTCGGTGGGGGCGCGCCGGTCTCGGTGCAGTCCATGACCACCACCCTGACCGCCGACGTGAACGCGACGCTCCAGCAGATCGCCGAGCTGACCGCGTCCGGGTGCCAGATCGTCCGGGTGGCCGTGCCCTCCCAGGACGACGTCGAGGCGCTGCCCGCGATCGCGAAGAAGTCGCAGATCCCGGTGATCGCCGACATCCACTTCCAGCCGAAGTATGTCTTCGCGGCGATCGACGCCGGCTGCGCCGCGGTACGGGTGAACCCGGGCAACATCCGCCAGTTCGACGACAAGGTCAAGGAGATCGCGAAGGCGGCCGGTGACGCGGGCGTGCCGATCCGGATCGGCGTGAACGCCGGCTCGCTGGACAAGCGCCTCCTGGCCAAGTACGGCAAGGCCACCGCCGAGGCGCTGGTCGAGTCGGCGCTCTGGGAGTGCTCGCTGTTCGAGGAGCACGGCTTCCGCGACATCAAGATCTCGGTGAAGCACAACGACCCGGTGGTGATGATCCGGGCCTACCGCCAGCTCGCCGAGAAGTGCGACTACCCGCTGCACCTGGGCGTGACCGAGGCCGGCCCGGCGTTCCAGGGCACCATCAAGTCCGCCGTGGCGTTCGGCGCGCTGCTGGCCGAGGGGATCGGCGACACCATCCGCGTCTCGCTCTCCGCCCCGCCGGTCGAGGAGATCAAGGTCGGCACCGCGATCCTGGAGTCGCTGGGCCTGCGCGAGCGGGGCCTGGAGATCGTCTCCTGCCCGTCCTGCGGCCGGGCCCAGGTCGACGTCTACAAGCTGGCCGAGGAGGTCACGGCCGGCCTGGAGGGGCTGCCGGTGCCGCTGCGCGTGGCCGTCATGGGCTGCGTGGTGAACGGCCCGGGTGAGGCCCGCGAGGCCGACCTCGGTGTCGCCTCCGGCAACGGCAAGGGCCAGATCTTCGTCAAGGGCCAGGTCGTCAAGACCGTGCCCGAGAGCCAGATCGTGGAGACGCTGATCGAGGAGGCGCTGCGCATCGCCGACGAGATGGGCGCCGAGATCCCCGAGGAGCTGCGCGGCCTGGTGCCGGGCGGCGCCACCGTCACCGTGCACTGA
- a CDS encoding winged helix-turn-helix transcriptional regulator: MGASYHQFCPVAKAMELLDERWTLLVVRELVSGSERFNELRRGLPRMSPTLLSRRLQQLVRAGVIERHADGTDVRYVPTQAGRELRPVLEALGAWGVRWIGELGDADLDPKLLLWDMHRHVDHSAVPAGRTVVRFRFHDVAADLRDWWLVIRTGETDVCDVDPGHEVAVTVDASLRALVQVWLGDLDWPAALRGGAVTVTGPEALRRALPRWFTLSEFAAVPRPVARV, translated from the coding sequence ATGGGGGCCTCCTACCACCAGTTCTGCCCCGTCGCGAAGGCCATGGAGCTGCTCGACGAGCGGTGGACGCTGCTCGTCGTACGGGAGCTGGTGAGCGGCTCCGAGCGCTTCAACGAACTGCGTCGCGGCCTGCCGCGGATGTCGCCCACCCTGCTGTCCCGCCGGCTGCAGCAGCTGGTCCGGGCCGGCGTCATCGAGCGGCACGCCGACGGCACCGACGTGCGCTACGTGCCGACCCAGGCCGGGCGCGAGCTGCGGCCGGTGCTGGAGGCGCTCGGCGCGTGGGGGGTCCGCTGGATCGGCGAGCTGGGCGACGCCGACCTGGACCCGAAGCTGCTGCTGTGGGACATGCACCGGCACGTCGACCACAGCGCGGTCCCGGCCGGGCGGACCGTCGTCCGGTTCCGCTTCCACGACGTCGCGGCCGACCTGCGGGACTGGTGGCTCGTCATCCGGACCGGAGAGACCGACGTCTGCGACGTGGACCCCGGCCACGAGGTGGCCGTCACGGTGGACGCGAGCCTGCGCGCCCTCGTGCAGGTCTGGCTGGGCGACCTGGACTGGCCGGCGGCGCTGCGCGGCGGGGCGGTCACCGTGACCGGCCCGGAGGCGCTGCGCCGGGCACTCCCCCGCTGGTTCACCCTCTCCGAGTTCGCCGCCGTGCCCCGCCCGGTGGCGCGGGTCTGA
- a CDS encoding class I SAM-dependent methyltransferase: MIEQVDVDRAVKARHRQMWALGSYAAVAAEVIPELGTTLVRAAGVGPGDRVLDVAAGTGNAAIPAALAGARVVASDLTPELLEIGRALAAERGAELEWQEADAEALPYADGEFDRVLSCVGVMFAPRHRAAADELVRVCRPGGTIALASWTPEGFIGQMFAAMKPYAPPPPPGAQPPPLWGDEEHVRALLGDRVADLVLRRAVVTVDRFATAEEFRDYFKAHYGPTIAVYRAVAEDPERVAALDGDLADLARRHLDAGVMRWEYLLVTARRGG; encoded by the coding sequence ATGATCGAACAGGTGGACGTGGACCGCGCCGTGAAGGCCCGGCACCGGCAGATGTGGGCCCTCGGCAGCTACGCCGCGGTCGCCGCGGAGGTCATTCCGGAGCTGGGGACGACCCTGGTGCGGGCGGCGGGCGTCGGCCCCGGCGACCGGGTGCTGGACGTCGCGGCCGGTACCGGGAACGCGGCCATCCCCGCGGCCCTGGCCGGCGCCCGGGTGGTGGCCAGCGACCTGACCCCCGAGCTGCTGGAGATCGGGCGGGCGCTGGCCGCCGAGCGTGGCGCGGAGCTGGAGTGGCAGGAGGCCGACGCCGAGGCGCTCCCGTACGCCGACGGGGAGTTCGACCGGGTGCTGTCCTGCGTGGGTGTGATGTTCGCGCCCCGGCACCGGGCCGCCGCCGACGAACTGGTGCGGGTGTGCCGGCCGGGCGGCACGATCGCCCTGGCCAGTTGGACGCCGGAGGGGTTCATCGGGCAGATGTTCGCCGCCATGAAGCCGTACGCGCCCCCGCCGCCGCCCGGCGCGCAGCCGCCCCCGCTCTGGGGCGACGAGGAGCATGTCCGCGCCCTGCTCGGTGACCGGGTCGCCGATCTCGTGCTGCGCCGCGCGGTGGTCACCGTGGACCGGTTCGCCACCGCGGAGGAGTTCCGCGACTACTTCAAGGCCCACTACGGGCCGACGATCGCGGTGTACCGGGCCGTGGCCGAGGATCCCGAGCGGGTGGCCGCGCTCGACGGCGACCTCGCGGACCTGGCCCGGCGGCATCTCGACGCCGGGGTGATGCGCTGGGAGTACCTGCTGGTCACCGCCCGCCGGGGCGGCTGA
- a CDS encoding PadR family transcriptional regulator, translating to MGFHRRMHAVHDEMRMRGFGFPPVPPGPPPFPPGPHGHGHGRGGRGRGRGRRPNVRGAVLALLTERPMHGYEMIQEIDSRTGGAWRPSPGSIYPTLQLLEDEGVIAAAADSDGGRKRFALTEQGRAEATEAAQTPPWGEFAEQTVNSWHDIRDAGAQAMNALRQVMMTGTDDQRARAAQVLDETRRKLYAILAESE from the coding sequence ATGGGTTTCCACCGACGGATGCACGCCGTGCACGACGAGATGCGGATGCGGGGCTTCGGCTTCCCGCCCGTACCCCCGGGGCCGCCGCCGTTCCCGCCCGGACCGCACGGCCACGGCCACGGCCGGGGTGGCCGCGGTCGGGGGCGCGGCCGCCGGCCCAACGTGCGCGGCGCCGTGCTGGCCCTGCTCACCGAGCGGCCGATGCACGGCTACGAGATGATCCAGGAGATCGACTCCCGGACCGGCGGGGCCTGGCGGCCCAGCCCCGGCTCGATCTACCCCACCCTGCAACTGCTGGAGGACGAGGGGGTCATCGCGGCCGCCGCCGACTCCGACGGCGGACGCAAGCGGTTCGCCCTCACCGAGCAGGGGCGGGCCGAGGCCACCGAGGCGGCGCAGACCCCGCCCTGGGGCGAGTTCGCCGAGCAGACCGTGAACAGCTGGCACGACATCCGCGACGCCGGCGCGCAGGCCATGAACGCACTGCGCCAGGTCATGATGACCGGCACCGACGACCAGCGGGCCCGCGCCGCCCAGGTGCTCGACGAGACCCGGCGCAAGCTGTACGCGATCCTCGCCGAGTCCGAGTGA
- a CDS encoding MFS transporter codes for MRLLPEPGPSRTLALSTLINTVGRGTWLTASALFLTRSVGLSVAQVGLGLTITALVSLVTSAPMGYLADRLGPRGLQITALLASAGFTAALVAVRSFAGFLVVGVLMAVADSATRGARGALIAGAVPPDQRVRTRAYLRAVTNVGISVGTVLAGFGLAADTRGAYVALILLDCATYLVAAAVLFRLPPVPPVPAPTHGPRLIALRDRPFLAFTVLDGLMSMHFSLINIALPLWIAGHTSAPRWLISACLLVNTVVVVLFQVRASRGTEDLTGAGRAARRAGAVIAVACALFAAGGGVPVAVAVPLLLGGALVHVVGELWHAAAGWGISFGLAPAHAQGQYQGAYGMGMQLGSMIAPVVVTTLAIGWGVPGWLLLGGLFLVLGLLVPPVVRWAARTRPAVAEPEPVPVG; via the coding sequence GTGCGCCTGCTTCCCGAACCGGGCCCGTCCCGGACTCTCGCCCTGTCCACCCTGATCAACACCGTCGGCCGGGGCACCTGGCTCACCGCCAGCGCGCTCTTCCTCACCCGCTCGGTCGGTCTCTCGGTGGCCCAGGTCGGTCTCGGCCTCACCATCACCGCGCTGGTGAGCCTCGTGACCAGCGCACCGATGGGCTACCTGGCCGACCGGCTCGGCCCGCGCGGGCTCCAGATCACCGCCCTGCTCGCCTCCGCCGGGTTCACGGCCGCCCTGGTGGCCGTCCGCTCCTTCGCGGGGTTCCTCGTGGTCGGCGTGCTCATGGCGGTCGCCGACTCGGCGACCCGGGGCGCCCGGGGCGCGCTGATCGCCGGCGCGGTGCCGCCGGACCAGCGGGTACGCACCCGCGCCTACCTGCGCGCGGTCACCAACGTCGGCATCTCGGTCGGCACCGTGCTGGCCGGCTTCGGCCTGGCCGCCGACACCCGCGGCGCGTACGTGGCGCTGATCCTGCTCGACTGCGCGACCTACCTGGTCGCCGCGGCGGTGCTGTTCCGGCTGCCGCCCGTGCCGCCGGTGCCGGCGCCCACCCACGGGCCGCGGCTGATCGCCCTGCGGGACCGGCCGTTCCTCGCCTTCACGGTGCTCGACGGGCTCATGTCGATGCACTTCAGCCTCATCAACATCGCCCTGCCGCTCTGGATCGCCGGGCACACGAGCGCGCCGCGCTGGCTGATCTCCGCCTGCCTGCTGGTCAACACCGTGGTGGTGGTGCTCTTCCAGGTCCGCGCCTCCCGGGGCACCGAGGACCTCACCGGGGCCGGCCGGGCGGCCCGCCGGGCCGGCGCGGTGATCGCGGTCGCCTGCGCGCTCTTCGCGGCCGGCGGTGGCGTGCCGGTCGCGGTGGCCGTGCCGCTGCTGCTCGGTGGCGCGCTCGTGCACGTGGTGGGGGAGTTGTGGCACGCGGCGGCCGGCTGGGGCATCTCGTTCGGGCTGGCCCCGGCGCACGCGCAGGGCCAGTACCAGGGCGCGTACGGGATGGGCATGCAGCTCGGCTCGATGATCGCCCCGGTGGTGGTGACCACGCTGGCGATCGGCTGGGGCGTGCCGGGCTGGCTGCTGCTCGGCGGGCTGTTCCTGGTGCTCGGGCTGCTGGTGCCGCCGGTGGTGCGCTGGGCCGCCCGGACCCGGCCGGCCGTGGCGGAGCCGGAGCCCGTTCCGGTCGGCTGA
- a CDS encoding DUF4081 domain-containing GNAT family N-acetyltransferase: MLTVPVRQLGESERRAVERLLDLDPYAGAQVAERVAARGLAWWRAEGRILGYGSRRNLESICWLGGNLTPVLASESAVEAFADQLSAEERLCSSIVGRADAVLGLWDRLSVHWGPARDVRPNQPLLATDALPAVAPDPDVRRVRGSEVDRLFPAAVAMYTEEVGVSPLAEDGGRGYRRRVGDLVRAGRAYARFVDGKVVFKAELAVVTRRTAQVQGVWVAPEWRGRGIATAAMAAVVRDALERVAPTVSLYVNDFNLPARRVYERCGFRPVGTLATVLF; the protein is encoded by the coding sequence GTGCTCACGGTGCCGGTACGCCAACTCGGGGAGTCGGAGCGCCGTGCGGTCGAGCGGCTGCTCGACCTCGACCCCTACGCCGGCGCGCAGGTCGCCGAGCGGGTGGCGGCGCGCGGGCTGGCCTGGTGGCGGGCCGAGGGGCGCATCCTGGGCTACGGTTCGCGCCGCAACCTGGAGTCGATCTGCTGGCTCGGCGGCAACCTGACCCCGGTGCTCGCCTCCGAGTCGGCGGTGGAGGCCTTTGCCGACCAGTTGAGTGCCGAGGAGCGGCTCTGCTCCTCGATCGTGGGCCGTGCCGACGCGGTGCTCGGGCTGTGGGACCGCCTCTCGGTGCACTGGGGGCCGGCCCGGGACGTACGCCCCAACCAGCCCCTGCTCGCCACGGACGCCCTGCCCGCCGTGGCGCCCGACCCGGACGTGCGCCGGGTGCGCGGCAGTGAGGTCGACCGGCTCTTCCCGGCGGCGGTGGCGATGTACACCGAGGAGGTCGGGGTGTCGCCGCTCGCCGAGGACGGCGGGCGCGGCTACCGGCGGCGGGTCGGCGACCTGGTGCGCGCGGGGCGGGCCTACGCCCGGTTCGTGGACGGCAAGGTGGTCTTCAAGGCCGAGCTGGCCGTGGTCACCCGGCGCACCGCGCAGGTGCAGGGGGTCTGGGTCGCGCCGGAGTGGCGGGGCCGGGGCATCGCGACCGCCGCCATGGCGGCCGTCGTGCGGGACGCGCTGGAGCGCGTCGCTCCCACGGTGAGCCTCTACGTCAACGACTTCAACCTGCCCGCCCGCCGGGTCTACGAGCGCTGCGGCTTCCGCCCGGTCGGCACGCTCGCCACCGTGCTGTTCTGA